In Bubalus bubalis isolate 160015118507 breed Murrah chromosome 3, NDDB_SH_1, whole genome shotgun sequence, a genomic segment contains:
- the CDK20 gene encoding cyclin-dependent kinase 20 isoform X15 → MEQYCILGRIGEGAHGIVFKAKHVETGEIVALKKVALRRLEDGIPNQVLREIKALQEIEDSQYVVQLKAVFPHGAGFVLAFEFMLSDLAEVVRRTQRPLAQAQVKSYLQMLLKGVAFCHANNIVHRDLKPANLLISASGQLKIADFGLARVFAPDGNRLYTHQVATRWYRAPELLYGARQYDQGVDLWAVGCILGELLNGSPLFPGENDIEQLCCVLRILGTPSPQVWPEITELPDYNKISFKEQAPVPLEEVLPDASPQALDLLGRFLLYPPQQRISASQALLHHYFFTAPLPVHPSELPIPQRPGGPAPKAHPGPPHVHDFHVDRPLEESLLNPELIRPFIPEG, encoded by the exons ATGGAGCAGTACTGCATCTTGGGGCGCATAGGGGAGGGTGCGCACGGCATCGTTTTCAAAGCCAAGCACGTAGAG ACTGGAGAGATCGTTGCCCTCAAGAAGGTGGCCCTGCGGCGGCTGGAGGATGGCATCCCCAACCAGGTCCTACGGGAGATCAAGGCCCTGCAGGAGATCGAAGACAGTCAGTAT GTTGTGCAGCTGAAGGCCGTGTTCCCACATGGCGCAGGCTTTGTGCTGGCCTTCGAGTTCATGCTGTCAGATCTGGCTGAGGTGGTGCGCCGCACCCAGAGGCCACTGGCCCAGGCGCAGGTCAAGAGCTACTTACAGATGCTGCTCAAGGGCGTCGCCTTCTGCCATGCCAACAACATCGTGCATCGG GACCTGAAGCCAGCCAACCTCCTTATCAGTGCTTCAGGCCAGCTCAAGATAGCAGACTTTGGCCTGGCCCGGGTCTTTGCCCCAGATGGCAACCGCCTCTACACACACCAGGTGGCCACCAG GTGGTACCGAGCCCCCGAGCTCCTGTATGGTGCCCGCCAGTACGATCAGGGTGTCGACCTCTG GGCTGTGGGCTGCATCCTGGGGGAGCTGCTGAACGGGTCCCCCCTTTTCCCAGGAGAGAATGACATCGAACAGCTTTGCTGTGTGCTTCGAATCTTGGGCACCCCCAGTCCTCAAGTCTGGCCG gagatcactGAGCTGCCCGACTACAACAAGATCTCCTTCAAGGAGCAGGCGCCTGTGCCCCTGGAGGAGGTGCTGCCCGATGCCTCTCCCCAGGCCTTGGACCTGCTAGGGCGGTTCCTCCTCTACCCACCACAACAGCGCATCTCTGCCTCCCAG GCCCTCCTGCACCACTACTTCTTCACGGCTCCCCTGCCTGTCCACCCCTCGGAGCTGCCGATCCCCCAGCGCCCAGGGGGACCTGCCCCCAAGGCCCACCCAGGACCCCCCCACGTCCATGACTTCCATGTGGACCGGCCTCTCGAGGAGTCACTGTTGAACCCGGAGCTGATTCGGCCTTTCATCCCGGAGGGCTGA
- the CDK20 gene encoding cyclin-dependent kinase 20 isoform X16 yields the protein MEQYCILGRIGEGAHGIVFKAKHVETGEIVALKKVALRRLEDGIPNQVLREIKALQEIEDSQYVVQLKAVFPHGAGFVLAFEFMLSDLAEVVRRTQRPLAQAQVKSYLQMLLKGVAFCHANNIVHRDLKPANLLISASGQLKIADFGLARVFAPDGNRLYTHQVATRAVGCILGELLNGSPLFPGENDIEQLCCVLRILGTPSPQVWPEITELPDYNKISFKEQAPVPLEEVLPDASPQALDLLGRFLLYPPQQRISASQALLHHYFFTAPLPVHPSELPIPQRPGGPAPKAHPGPPHVHDFHVDRPLEESLLNPELIRPFIPEG from the exons ATGGAGCAGTACTGCATCTTGGGGCGCATAGGGGAGGGTGCGCACGGCATCGTTTTCAAAGCCAAGCACGTAGAG ACTGGAGAGATCGTTGCCCTCAAGAAGGTGGCCCTGCGGCGGCTGGAGGATGGCATCCCCAACCAGGTCCTACGGGAGATCAAGGCCCTGCAGGAGATCGAAGACAGTCAGTAT GTTGTGCAGCTGAAGGCCGTGTTCCCACATGGCGCAGGCTTTGTGCTGGCCTTCGAGTTCATGCTGTCAGATCTGGCTGAGGTGGTGCGCCGCACCCAGAGGCCACTGGCCCAGGCGCAGGTCAAGAGCTACTTACAGATGCTGCTCAAGGGCGTCGCCTTCTGCCATGCCAACAACATCGTGCATCGG GACCTGAAGCCAGCCAACCTCCTTATCAGTGCTTCAGGCCAGCTCAAGATAGCAGACTTTGGCCTGGCCCGGGTCTTTGCCCCAGATGGCAACCGCCTCTACACACACCAGGTGGCCACCAG GGCTGTGGGCTGCATCCTGGGGGAGCTGCTGAACGGGTCCCCCCTTTTCCCAGGAGAGAATGACATCGAACAGCTTTGCTGTGTGCTTCGAATCTTGGGCACCCCCAGTCCTCAAGTCTGGCCG gagatcactGAGCTGCCCGACTACAACAAGATCTCCTTCAAGGAGCAGGCGCCTGTGCCCCTGGAGGAGGTGCTGCCCGATGCCTCTCCCCAGGCCTTGGACCTGCTAGGGCGGTTCCTCCTCTACCCACCACAACAGCGCATCTCTGCCTCCCAG GCCCTCCTGCACCACTACTTCTTCACGGCTCCCCTGCCTGTCCACCCCTCGGAGCTGCCGATCCCCCAGCGCCCAGGGGGACCTGCCCCCAAGGCCCACCCAGGACCCCCCCACGTCCATGACTTCCATGTGGACCGGCCTCTCGAGGAGTCACTGTTGAACCCGGAGCTGATTCGGCCTTTCATCCCGGAGGGCTGA